Proteins from a single region of Psychrobacter cryohalolentis K5:
- a CDS encoding bifunctional protein-serine/threonine kinase/phosphatase — translation MKKGSTQDFKTTDKTSRHSADNALWQLDFHSMQGRKSENQDSLLITTCLPYGQFTATINGGVQCPHAPLLVLMADGVSACQFPKQASQLVVNTVTHHLTLALKNGALKNEAIEEMVLAENQSQSANIDFDDNQVAILIREAVNKANDALYFPQVYERVPPLLSTLSGLLCIGDRIHLFHTGDSRIYRVGLESIKVLSKDHRIHHGQDKGALSAAIGADTMVELQQSVFTLHQNECLALMTDGVYESIAASELQFELCSAVKALCQPSQTIDTTDNSSNDGAVNSLSISQSICEQAFNEGSHDNLSMVILGMNAQALHKKKTANSAHTKNNSNNKNASLHDPMPHDIHRYQLLTGLEVGARIDGFIVKHIIARTARSEVYLVEDENHHLFALKSPSLNAITDGHYLREFLKERKIGLSLSKHRRAGEPAYNQADPNNLSSDSSLTGISSIKPYLDASSALSASGLLRYYPIPASSAYLYHLTEYIEGESLRDFMDRHAPCDVWQTYDLLTKIGMAVRVMHRNYLLHQDIKPENILLTTSGAVKLIDFGSASSSILKDSTRPPNGDLHYAAPEYYTDAPKGVHSDLFSIAVIGYELLTGELPFSSQALMHSHQANHTLTLPTQLLRQYRVPAASQQALMRALLANTQARYQAIGEFLQDFNPENHNYISDPEPLIIRNPLLVWHSICFIQFVLIFSLLAYFL, via the coding sequence ATGAAAAAGGGCAGCACACAAGACTTTAAGACCACTGACAAAACCAGTCGCCATAGTGCGGATAATGCACTGTGGCAGCTTGATTTTCATAGCATGCAAGGGCGCAAGTCTGAAAATCAAGACAGCTTGCTGATAACAACCTGCTTGCCGTATGGACAGTTTACAGCAACCATCAACGGCGGTGTTCAGTGTCCTCACGCGCCTTTATTGGTTTTAATGGCTGATGGTGTCAGTGCCTGTCAGTTCCCCAAACAAGCCAGCCAATTGGTGGTCAATACTGTCACGCACCATCTTACCTTAGCACTTAAAAACGGGGCACTTAAAAATGAAGCAATTGAAGAGATGGTATTGGCAGAGAACCAATCGCAATCAGCAAACATAGACTTTGATGACAATCAAGTTGCCATTTTGATTCGTGAGGCGGTCAATAAAGCCAATGACGCCCTCTATTTCCCGCAAGTCTATGAGCGCGTGCCACCACTATTATCCACCTTATCAGGTCTACTATGTATCGGCGACCGTATCCATCTGTTTCATACAGGCGACTCGCGTATTTACCGTGTCGGTTTAGAGAGTATAAAAGTGCTCAGTAAAGACCACCGTATTCACCATGGGCAAGATAAAGGCGCGCTATCTGCCGCTATTGGCGCGGATACGATGGTCGAGCTCCAGCAGTCAGTATTTACCTTGCATCAAAATGAATGCTTAGCACTGATGACAGATGGCGTCTATGAGTCTATTGCAGCGTCCGAGCTCCAGTTTGAGCTATGTTCAGCAGTAAAGGCGCTGTGTCAGCCGAGTCAAACGATAGATACGACGGATAACAGCTCGAATGACGGGGCAGTGAATAGTCTTAGCATCAGCCAAAGCATATGCGAGCAGGCGTTTAACGAGGGCAGTCATGACAATTTAAGTATGGTGATACTCGGTATGAATGCGCAAGCGCTCCATAAGAAAAAGACAGCCAATAGCGCTCATACTAAGAACAATAGTAATAATAAAAATGCTAGCCTGCATGATCCGATGCCTCACGACATCCATCGGTATCAGTTATTAACGGGCTTAGAAGTTGGGGCACGGATTGATGGTTTTATCGTCAAGCATATTATAGCCCGTACTGCTCGTAGCGAAGTATATCTAGTAGAGGATGAAAACCATCATCTATTTGCACTAAAGTCACCAAGCCTTAATGCTATTACCGATGGTCATTATCTGCGCGAATTTTTAAAGGAGCGTAAAATCGGTCTAAGCTTATCTAAGCATAGACGGGCGGGCGAGCCTGCCTATAATCAAGCAGATCCTAATAACCTATCTAGCGACAGCAGCCTTACAGGCATCAGCAGTATAAAACCCTATCTAGACGCAAGCTCAGCGCTTAGTGCTTCAGGGTTGCTACGCTATTACCCCATACCAGCCAGCAGTGCATATCTATACCATCTCACAGAATATATTGAAGGCGAAAGCCTAAGAGATTTTATGGATCGTCATGCGCCTTGTGATGTGTGGCAGACCTATGATTTGTTAACCAAAATAGGCATGGCGGTTCGGGTGATGCATCGAAACTATCTATTGCATCAAGATATCAAGCCGGAAAACATCCTATTGACCACATCAGGCGCGGTCAAATTGATAGATTTTGGTTCAGCCAGCTCTTCCATACTTAAAGACAGTACGCGACCACCGAACGGTGATTTGCACTATGCTGCACCAGAATATTACACCGATGCACCAAAAGGTGTGCATTCTGATTTATTTTCCATAGCGGTGATTGGCTATGAGCTGCTAACAGGTGAGCTGCCATTTAGCTCGCAAGCGTTGATGCATTCACATCAAGCAAATCATACCTTAACCCTACCTACTCAATTATTACGTCAGTACCGTGTACCTGCTGCCAGCCAGCAAGCGCTAATGCGTGCGCTGCTTGCTAATACCCAAGCTCGCTATCAAGCAATTGGTGAGTTCTTACAAGATTTTAACCCTGAGAATCATAATTATATTAGCGACCCTGAGCCGCTCATCATACGCAACCCATTACTGGTATGGCATAGCATTTGCTTTATTCAGTTTGTGCTCATTTTTTCGCTGTTGGCTTATTTCTTATAA
- a CDS encoding NAD(P)/FAD-dependent oxidoreductase: MSSDRSKLTIQTTSYAHSNAGIVIIGAGMAGSRFAIELARAQQQSKSPNNQRPLPITLISKEPEVGYNRIMLSPVLAGDSAFDDTYLYQQSDYEQLGIVVLAGIAVTAVDTKQQSINLDNGQTMVYAKLVIATGSSARVIPFPNHDATGVHVFREVADVNALIEYARQGKKGLVIGGGVLGLEAACALASQGADMTVIHVDSYVLNRQLDLPAAQLLQAELARRGVGVEVSAITDCIAVNDQHEVKGLSLKDGRTLPADFIVMAVGVMPNIALARDSGLEVNRGIIVDDCMHTSCPHVYAVGECVELDGELFGMVAPVNQQVDTLVSVLKDTRLSGDSLGSKENWQPFRSTPLSLKLKVSGISAFSAGQVDFDDEEAAAIETITYQQTSINHYHCLYLRNNKLIGAVLYGEVNEGSFYSQLINSNSDIAPIKADLIFGEAYCDLEKVTTDSEANGDMDNDSDLDLLSAADLVGAAS, encoded by the coding sequence ATGTCATCAGATAGATCAAAATTAACAATACAGACAACGTCTTATGCTCATTCAAATGCGGGTATTGTCATTATTGGTGCTGGCATGGCAGGCAGCCGTTTTGCCATTGAGCTGGCACGTGCCCAGCAGCAAAGTAAGTCGCCAAATAACCAAAGACCATTACCGATTACCCTTATCAGCAAAGAGCCAGAGGTTGGCTACAACCGCATTATGCTATCACCAGTGCTGGCAGGAGATAGCGCCTTTGATGATACTTATTTATACCAGCAATCAGATTATGAACAGTTGGGTATTGTTGTCTTAGCAGGGATTGCAGTTACCGCTGTGGACACCAAACAACAGTCTATTAATCTTGATAATGGACAGACGATGGTGTATGCCAAGCTGGTTATCGCTACAGGTTCGAGCGCTCGAGTCATCCCTTTTCCCAATCATGATGCGACAGGTGTGCATGTGTTCCGAGAAGTAGCCGATGTAAATGCTTTAATTGAATATGCGCGCCAAGGGAAAAAAGGTCTAGTAATTGGTGGCGGGGTGCTAGGGCTAGAGGCCGCCTGCGCGTTGGCTTCTCAAGGGGCAGATATGACGGTCATTCATGTAGACAGCTATGTTCTTAACAGGCAGCTTGATTTACCTGCTGCCCAGCTACTGCAAGCTGAGCTGGCTCGTCGGGGCGTAGGTGTGGAGGTCTCTGCTATTACTGATTGTATTGCGGTCAATGACCAGCATGAGGTGAAAGGCTTATCATTGAAGGATGGACGTACCTTGCCGGCAGATTTTATCGTGATGGCAGTCGGGGTGATGCCCAATATAGCACTGGCGAGAGACAGCGGTCTTGAAGTCAATCGCGGCATCATTGTGGATGATTGCATGCACACGAGTTGTCCGCATGTCTACGCAGTTGGCGAATGCGTAGAGTTGGATGGTGAGCTATTCGGTATGGTCGCACCTGTTAATCAGCAAGTGGATACCTTAGTCTCTGTGCTAAAAGACACTCGACTATCGGGCGACAGCTTAGGCTCTAAAGAGAACTGGCAGCCTTTTCGCAGTACACCGCTGTCATTAAAGCTAAAAGTATCTGGCATCAGTGCCTTTTCAGCAGGGCAAGTCGACTTTGATGACGAGGAAGCGGCGGCTATCGAAACCATTACTTATCAGCAAACCAGTATAAATCACTATCACTGCCTCTATCTTAGAAACAATAAACTGATCGGCGCTGTACTCTACGGTGAGGTCAATGAGGGCAGTTTCTATAGCCAGCTGATCAACAGCAATAGTGATATCGCGCCTATAAAAGCGGATTTAATATTTGGCGAGGCTTACTGTGATTTGGAGAAGGTAACGACAGATAGTGAGGCTAACGGAGACATGGATAACGATAGCGATCTGGATTTATTAAGCGCAGCAGACCTAGTAGGAGCGGCGTCATGA
- a CDS encoding molybdopterin-dependent oxidoreductase — MSEVILSNKPNASQELESGILRSNNKSDDIFNPSKTALIATYTEETTSIIRTTCPYCGVGCGVLASIDEVGAVSVAGDPDHPANFGKLCSKGSALAQTLGSERRLTEPYYQNKQAVMQEHRPTQLGTDFNAIDISDEPLIKPTDWNNVLDDIATRLNDTIAKHGRDSIMFYVSGQLLTEDYYVANKFIKGFIGNNNIDSNSRLCMSSAVAGHKRAFGADLVPGNYEDLESCDLLVLVGSNMAWCHPILFGRFLAAKKANPNKKLIVIDPRRTDSCEFADLHLPIAAGTDTHLYNGLLHYLSEHGCADTGYIEHGHGVDDALAAANVWSIEKVAQACQVSIDSILEFYQLVAAHDETVTAFSMGVNQSKSGTDKVNAIINTHLLTGRVGKPGASPFSLTGQPNAMGGREVGALANLLAAHLDLSNSIHRQLVADFWQAPQSIAPEVGIQACDAADAILDGRIKAIWIMATNPVVSLPEADKFRRALAACDLVIVSDCSVDSDTVKCADIVLPAQGWGEKSGTVTNSERRISRQRALKPALGLAKPDWWILSQVATRMGLAGFDYQHPSEIFNEHVALTAYKNDPSQVPSISNQPRYLNLAKDLSMPVLSRADYEVMTPFQWGGARITPTQVKLIAITPSDSASLPNFHHFHQHQRRQNSNKSDVKNRDKRHNTDFNPLTVNLRLITGRLRDQWHTMTRTGLAPQLNQHESVPTLTIHPNEAKQLGVEKGDYVQLHPRYEQILPNSEATTIDTNNVSKNADTDNENIEQTVLAQIAISDSMRVGDAFMPMHWSNAFASFARVGTLIPTVVDPYSGQPELKNSAIRMSAVPMQTLGKIMVHPDLQDTILVHLRAMTAHFKKEAIAGESQTASTNFELNGAGSSLSLPALTWSISRQANSVLITLASPAERTARQLLDPKFWQQFIDDYQKSVSDKWLTGNADDTLTVNSAFTLSKPEKQLRFISTQSEVRNKALNHILPSDSDSAVPSDQLLLAIYFAPKLMYLPSTHWLDSCFASTAAIPVQQRYKWLLAGRPATGYIDPGPLVCSCMAVGENIIINAIAKQQCHSAQSVGKACRAGTNCGSCVSQINALIEEHAS, encoded by the coding sequence ATGAGTGAAGTGATCTTGAGTAATAAACCGAATGCTAGTCAAGAATTAGAAAGTGGTATACTTCGATCTAATAACAAATCTGATGACATATTCAATCCTTCAAAAACGGCTCTTATTGCCACTTATACTGAAGAAACGACGTCCATCATACGTACCACTTGCCCTTATTGCGGTGTCGGTTGCGGGGTGCTCGCGAGCATCGATGAGGTAGGTGCAGTCAGTGTGGCAGGCGACCCTGACCATCCGGCAAATTTTGGTAAGTTATGCTCAAAAGGCAGTGCATTGGCGCAAACCTTAGGCAGTGAGCGCCGCTTAACTGAGCCTTACTATCAAAACAAGCAAGCGGTAATGCAAGAACATCGACCCACGCAATTAGGTACTGATTTTAACGCTATCGACATATCTGATGAGCCACTTATAAAACCTACCGATTGGAATAACGTCTTAGATGATATTGCCACGCGCTTAAACGACACGATCGCCAAGCATGGTCGCGACAGTATTATGTTTTATGTCTCAGGACAGCTACTCACTGAGGATTATTACGTCGCCAATAAGTTTATCAAAGGCTTTATCGGTAATAATAATATCGATTCCAACTCACGCCTATGTATGTCTTCCGCAGTAGCAGGGCATAAACGTGCCTTTGGCGCTGATTTGGTGCCTGGTAATTACGAGGATTTAGAGTCCTGCGATTTATTAGTGCTGGTTGGCTCAAACATGGCATGGTGCCATCCGATCTTATTTGGGCGTTTTTTGGCCGCCAAAAAAGCCAATCCCAATAAAAAGCTTATTGTCATTGACCCACGTCGTACCGATTCCTGTGAGTTCGCCGATTTGCACTTACCAATAGCCGCCGGCACCGATACGCATTTATACAATGGTTTATTACATTATCTTAGCGAACACGGCTGTGCTGATACAGGTTATATCGAGCATGGTCATGGTGTTGATGATGCTTTAGCGGCAGCCAACGTCTGGAGCATTGAAAAAGTTGCTCAAGCTTGCCAAGTCAGTATCGACAGTATCCTTGAATTTTATCAGCTAGTCGCCGCTCATGATGAAACAGTGACTGCCTTTAGTATGGGTGTCAACCAGTCAAAGAGTGGCACTGACAAGGTGAATGCCATTATCAACACCCATCTGCTTACGGGACGAGTGGGCAAACCAGGTGCCAGTCCTTTTTCACTCACTGGTCAGCCAAATGCCATGGGTGGCCGTGAAGTCGGGGCGCTGGCTAATTTGCTGGCGGCACATTTAGACTTGAGTAATAGCATCCATCGTCAACTGGTGGCTGACTTTTGGCAGGCACCGCAGTCTATTGCGCCAGAGGTGGGCATCCAAGCTTGTGATGCTGCCGATGCTATCTTAGATGGGCGTATCAAAGCCATTTGGATTATGGCAACCAATCCAGTCGTGAGCTTACCTGAAGCGGATAAATTTCGCCGCGCATTAGCGGCTTGTGACTTGGTCATTGTCTCTGACTGCTCGGTAGACAGCGATACGGTTAAGTGCGCAGACATTGTATTGCCAGCTCAAGGTTGGGGTGAAAAATCAGGCACAGTCACCAATTCTGAGCGGCGAATCTCAAGACAGCGGGCGTTGAAGCCTGCATTAGGACTCGCTAAGCCTGACTGGTGGATACTGTCTCAAGTGGCTACTCGCATGGGGCTAGCTGGGTTTGATTACCAGCATCCTAGCGAGATATTCAATGAGCATGTGGCATTGACCGCTTATAAAAACGATCCTAGCCAAGTGCCCTCTATTAGCAATCAACCACGCTATCTCAATTTGGCTAAAGACCTATCAATGCCAGTACTAAGCCGCGCTGACTACGAGGTGATGACTCCCTTTCAATGGGGCGGTGCGCGTATTACACCCACTCAAGTAAAACTCATTGCTATTACGCCTTCAGATAGTGCTAGCCTGCCTAATTTTCATCACTTCCATCAACATCAACGTCGGCAGAACTCGAATAAGAGCGATGTTAAGAATAGAGATAAGCGGCATAACACTGACTTCAACCCATTGACCGTGAATCTACGCCTGATTACGGGCAGACTACGAGATCAGTGGCATACCATGACACGCACAGGACTGGCGCCACAGCTCAATCAACATGAATCTGTGCCGACGCTGACTATCCATCCTAATGAAGCCAAACAACTCGGTGTTGAAAAGGGCGACTATGTGCAGCTACATCCTCGCTATGAGCAGATCCTGCCGAATAGTGAGGCGACAACTATTGATACGAATAATGTTAGTAAAAATGCCGATACAGATAATGAGAATATAGAGCAAACGGTTTTAGCGCAAATCGCCATCAGCGATAGTATGCGTGTTGGTGATGCCTTTATGCCCATGCACTGGAGTAATGCCTTTGCTAGCTTTGCACGGGTAGGGACACTCATTCCGACTGTGGTCGATCCATATTCAGGGCAGCCTGAGCTAAAAAACTCAGCGATTCGCATGAGCGCCGTGCCTATGCAGACACTTGGCAAGATTATGGTGCATCCTGATTTGCAGGACACCATATTAGTGCACTTGCGTGCGATGACTGCTCATTTTAAGAAGGAAGCAATAGCGGGTGAGTCGCAAACAGCGTCTACAAACTTTGAGTTAAATGGTGCGGGTTCGTCTCTCTCACTACCAGCGCTGACATGGAGTATCAGCAGGCAAGCCAATAGTGTGCTCATTACTCTTGCCAGCCCAGCCGAGCGCACAGCTAGGCAGTTGCTTGACCCTAAATTTTGGCAGCAGTTTATCGATGACTATCAAAAGTCTGTATCAGACAAGTGGTTGACTGGCAATGCCGACGATACTCTGACGGTTAATAGCGCTTTCACCTTGAGTAAACCAGAGAAGCAACTACGCTTTATCTCGACTCAGTCAGAGGTGAGGAACAAAGCATTAAATCATATATTGCCAAGTGATTCAGACTCTGCCGTACCTAGTGATCAGCTGCTATTAGCTATTTATTTTGCACCAAAATTGATGTATTTGCCTAGTACACATTGGCTTGACAGCTGCTTTGCCAGTACCGCTGCCATACCAGTACAGCAGCGCTATAAATGGTTGCTGGCAGGTCGTCCAGCTACTGGCTATATCGATCCAGGTCCGTTGGTGTGCTCTTGTATGGCAGTCGGAGAAAACATCATCATCAATGCAATCGCCAAGCAGCAGTGCCATAGCGCACAATCAGTGGGCAAAGCGTGCCGTGCTGGTACCAATTGCGGCTCATGCGTGAGTCAAATCAATGCACTTATTGAGGAGCATGCGTCATAG
- the cobA gene encoding uroporphyrinogen-III C-methyltransferase, translating to MTDSSAFIATLPPNDLSNKKCVVNALNTPLNRAAAKVGIVHLVGAGSGDPELLTLKALRIMQRADVVLYDSLVSEDILDMCEPTAEKIFVGKRRANHALPQEGINELLVKHALAGKTVVRLKGGDPFIFGRGGEELQEVVRHGIFFESIPGITAASAAASSAGIPLTHRDHAQAVKFVTAYKKSGAPNNNYDEHLDSTQTVVFYMGLHQLDELTEGLIAAGRDSATPFAVISHASLPTQQLLIGTLGSIAKQQAEAKLPTPALLIMGDVVTLYHEFADYNLGAFGKRAVCNIKQSITDKHLIPTFESIA from the coding sequence ATGACGGATTCATCTGCCTTTATCGCAACACTACCTCCAAACGATTTATCTAATAAAAAGTGTGTCGTCAATGCGCTAAACACGCCATTAAACAGAGCAGCTGCAAAAGTAGGCATTGTGCATTTAGTCGGTGCAGGCTCTGGTGATCCTGAGCTGCTCACACTAAAAGCTTTGCGAATCATGCAGCGCGCTGATGTGGTGCTTTACGATAGCCTAGTCTCAGAGGATATATTGGATATGTGCGAACCAACAGCGGAAAAGATATTTGTTGGTAAACGCCGAGCCAATCATGCGCTGCCGCAAGAAGGCATCAATGAGCTGTTGGTCAAGCACGCGCTGGCAGGTAAAACAGTTGTAAGACTCAAAGGCGGCGACCCTTTTATCTTTGGGCGCGGCGGAGAGGAGCTTCAAGAAGTGGTGCGCCATGGTATCTTTTTTGAATCTATCCCTGGCATTACTGCCGCCAGTGCCGCTGCTAGTAGTGCAGGTATTCCATTGACGCATCGCGACCATGCGCAGGCAGTGAAGTTTGTAACGGCATATAAGAAATCAGGAGCGCCAAATAATAACTATGACGAGCATTTAGATAGCACCCAAACGGTTGTTTTTTATATGGGATTGCATCAGCTAGATGAATTGACTGAAGGGTTGATAGCAGCGGGACGAGATAGCGCGACGCCTTTTGCGGTGATTAGCCATGCCAGCTTGCCCACGCAGCAACTGCTCATCGGCACGCTTGGTAGTATCGCTAAGCAGCAAGCTGAAGCGAAATTGCCAACCCCAGCATTACTGATTATGGGCGATGTGGTGACGCTATATCATGAATTTGCAGACTACAACCTTGGTGCATTTGGTAAGCGTGCAGTCTGCAATATTAAGCAATCCATCACTGATAAACATCTTATACCTACTTTTGAGAGTATTGCATAA
- a CDS encoding LysR family transcriptional regulator produces MNGMNRLEIKQLRVLQALLDLQNLSQVARKMGLTQQAISEQLRKLRDLFDDRLFIRQGNSMVATPKALAMRQPIDEILKQLEVLLEPEVFTPQTYKGVFTISATDYATQALLPQLFSITRREAPNLKLIVRDFASDNINQLIAAGELDLLITFPEFIPDNLSYVTLFEEQHLCVTGYKNTFATEIFTLAQVAAHPQLVVSPSRANLRGSHDHWFAEKGLKRHIVMSVPSFSAVPDILHTTDMIAFYPARLLPNSKVKEIKIEALPPTFKVIAAWHPRTSDSGIHRWLIEQLRNL; encoded by the coding sequence ATGAATGGTATGAACCGGCTAGAGATCAAGCAGCTTAGGGTATTGCAGGCGCTGCTTGATCTACAAAACCTCTCGCAAGTTGCGCGCAAAATGGGACTGACACAACAAGCGATTAGCGAGCAGTTGCGTAAGCTACGGGATTTGTTTGATGATCGTTTGTTTATTCGTCAAGGCAATAGCATGGTGGCAACACCAAAAGCCTTAGCGATGCGGCAACCGATCGACGAGATATTAAAGCAGTTGGAAGTATTGTTAGAGCCAGAGGTGTTTACGCCGCAAACCTACAAAGGCGTCTTTACGATTAGTGCAACCGACTATGCGACGCAGGCATTATTGCCGCAGTTGTTTAGTATCACACGCCGTGAAGCGCCTAATTTAAAGCTGATAGTGAGAGATTTTGCCTCAGACAATATCAATCAGCTGATTGCGGCGGGCGAACTTGATTTGTTGATTACTTTTCCAGAGTTTATCCCTGATAATTTATCGTATGTGACGCTATTTGAAGAACAGCATTTATGTGTGACGGGTTATAAAAACACCTTTGCAACAGAGATATTCACACTGGCTCAAGTTGCCGCACACCCGCAGCTGGTGGTATCGCCTTCACGTGCCAATTTGCGCGGATCGCATGATCACTGGTTTGCAGAAAAAGGGCTTAAACGCCATATTGTGATGTCAGTGCCTAGCTTTTCAGCCGTGCCAGATATCCTACACACCACCGATATGATTGCCTTTTATCCTGCGCGACTACTACCAAATAGTAAAGTCAAAGAGATTAAAATCGAAGCATTACCGCCTACCTTTAAGGTAATCGCAGCATGGCATCCACGTACCAGTGACAGTGGTATACATCGCTGGTTAATTGAGCAATTACGAAATTTATAG
- a CDS encoding alkene reductase — MTQTILNTSTLFSSVQLGPYTLKNRIVMPPLTRSRSTQPDNIPNDLMASYYAQRASAGFMVTEGTQIEPRGQGYAWTPGIHSPAQVEGWKKVTQAVHAKGSIIFAQLWHVGRVSHTSLQPQGAQPVGPSAIAADNVKVFIETGPGTGALADPSEPRALSTEEVGELVAMYAAAARNALEAGFDGVELHCANGYLVNQFISEHSNTRDDQYGGSLTNRLRFLKEVVAAVSEVVGADRLGVRFAPLFASTDETRVYLGLVEADPHHTYIEAIKVLEQAGIAYLSIAEADWDNAPDLPEPFYQAVRAEFSGRIIYAGKYTVQKSVDILSKGYGDLFAFGRPFIANPDLPERIANDWPLNEADPVTMYGGTAIGYSDYPRYQE; from the coding sequence ATGACACAAACCATTCTAAATACCAGTACACTATTTTCATCTGTACAACTTGGACCTTATACCCTTAAAAACCGTATCGTGATGCCGCCTTTGACGCGCTCTCGTAGCACGCAACCTGATAATATCCCTAATGATTTAATGGCAAGCTATTATGCACAGCGCGCCTCAGCGGGCTTTATGGTGACTGAAGGTACGCAGATTGAACCAAGAGGCCAAGGTTATGCATGGACGCCCGGGATTCATTCACCAGCCCAAGTTGAAGGCTGGAAAAAAGTCACGCAGGCAGTACACGCTAAAGGTAGTATTATTTTTGCGCAGCTGTGGCACGTTGGCCGCGTGTCTCATACCAGCTTACAGCCGCAAGGTGCTCAGCCTGTAGGCCCATCAGCGATTGCTGCTGACAATGTAAAAGTATTTATTGAAACAGGCCCAGGTACAGGCGCATTGGCCGATCCAAGTGAGCCACGCGCACTGAGCACAGAAGAGGTGGGTGAGCTGGTCGCTATGTATGCGGCAGCCGCACGCAACGCATTAGAAGCAGGTTTTGATGGGGTAGAGCTACACTGTGCCAATGGCTATTTGGTCAATCAATTTATCTCTGAGCATAGCAATACACGTGATGATCAATATGGTGGTTCGTTGACCAATCGTCTGCGTTTTTTAAAAGAAGTAGTCGCTGCCGTCAGTGAGGTGGTTGGCGCTGATCGTTTAGGCGTACGTTTTGCGCCTTTATTTGCCAGCACGGATGAGACTCGTGTGTATCTAGGGCTAGTAGAAGCGGACCCACATCATACCTATATTGAAGCGATTAAGGTGCTTGAGCAGGCTGGTATTGCTTACTTGTCCATTGCAGAGGCTGATTGGGATAATGCGCCTGATTTGCCAGAGCCTTTTTACCAAGCCGTCAGAGCTGAGTTTTCAGGACGTATTATTTATGCGGGTAAGTATACTGTGCAGAAGTCGGTCGATATATTATCTAAAGGTTATGGGGATTTATTTGCTTTTGGTCGTCCTTTTATTGCTAATCCCGATTTACCTGAACGCATAGCCAATGATTGGCCACTCAATGAGGCAGATCCTGTTACGATGTATGGTGGCACTGCCATTGGCTACAGTGATTATCCTCGCTATCAGGAATAG
- a CDS encoding LysR family transcriptional regulator: MNTVDTINIQTLLFFIEVFDAQSFSVVARKEGVSASKVSRIIKQLEDSLGQQLFYRNTRAVTPTEAGRVFMRYAKSMTESMSAAQQELQDRTLEPGGLIRINAPVFFGQRHIAPWLPQLSAQYPKLQIDLSLTDDFIDPHHYATDVIFRIGTLHDSAFHARIFGEQTYHLAASPSYISTHGKLQVPADLTHHKCLLYKGSTGPNRWLFKTESEDWTPFLAPALLMSNNAESLLVSALKGMGIVLFPDWLIGEHLKSGELIKLLPNYSTAVKTTPQHVAAIYPHTRHVSLNVRTLIDYFAKVYGHPLYWQLN; encoded by the coding sequence ATGAATACGGTAGATACCATCAACATACAAACACTATTATTTTTTATAGAGGTTTTTGACGCTCAGAGTTTTTCTGTAGTGGCTCGAAAAGAAGGCGTTTCGGCTTCTAAAGTGTCACGTATTATCAAGCAGTTAGAGGACTCACTGGGACAGCAGCTTTTTTACCGTAATACACGCGCTGTTACTCCTACTGAAGCGGGTCGTGTGTTTATGCGCTATGCAAAATCCATGACCGAGAGCATGAGTGCAGCACAGCAGGAGCTTCAAGACAGGACATTAGAACCGGGTGGTTTAATTAGAATCAACGCTCCCGTATTTTTTGGACAACGACATATCGCACCTTGGCTGCCACAGCTTAGTGCTCAGTATCCTAAATTACAGATAGATTTGAGTTTAACGGATGACTTTATTGATCCGCATCATTATGCAACAGACGTTATTTTTAGAATTGGCACGTTACATGACTCCGCCTTTCATGCGCGTATTTTTGGCGAGCAAACCTATCATCTTGCCGCCTCTCCATCGTACATAAGCACGCATGGTAAATTGCAAGTGCCAGCAGATCTGACACATCATAAATGTTTACTATATAAAGGTTCAACAGGACCCAATCGTTGGCTTTTTAAAACAGAAAGTGAAGATTGGACGCCATTCTTAGCACCCGCTTTATTGATGTCCAATAATGCAGAATCTTTATTGGTATCTGCACTCAAGGGTATGGGGATTGTGCTTTTTCCAGATTGGCTCATCGGTGAGCATTTAAAGAGTGGTGAGCTTATCAAGCTACTGCCTAATTATAGTACGGCCGTCAAAACCACACCTCAACATGTCGCAGCTATTTATCCTCATACTCGTCATGTCTCTCTAAATGTTAGAACATTAATTGATTATTTTGCCAAAGTTTATGGTCACCCTCTTTATTGGCAACTCAATTAA